A single Corynebacterium stationis DNA region contains:
- a CDS encoding NUDIX hydrolase, translated as MHETDKDISSKSFISGRLQHVPVDPKAEFKRTTLAAGAILWRGNPAAPEVALIHRPHYDDWSLPKGKVDPGESLPATVARELWEETGYKVKLGKLVGKVTYPVQGRTKVVYYWLAQVLSGEFTPNEEADELVWMPIEQARERVTYQLDEDVLDKAAKRLQLIPDALVLYVRHARAHNRKNWSGDDNLRPLDKKGRRQAEMLIAELSPYQPTAIYSATPDRCLNTAAPIADELNLPVHVDALLGDDAWLEQPSKALLAFKSIVARGGTPIIVSQGLTIPSVIESYAPAFMDTEDLKVKKSSVWVLSFLEGELIGADYLASPLPVR; from the coding sequence ATGCATGAAACAGATAAGGACATCTCCTCGAAGTCTTTCATCTCCGGCCGCTTGCAGCACGTTCCTGTAGATCCCAAGGCTGAGTTCAAGCGCACCACCCTGGCTGCCGGCGCTATTTTGTGGCGCGGGAACCCCGCTGCCCCCGAGGTCGCGCTCATTCACCGCCCGCACTATGACGACTGGTCTTTGCCCAAGGGCAAAGTAGACCCCGGCGAATCCTTGCCTGCTACCGTGGCGCGCGAGTTGTGGGAAGAAACCGGCTACAAGGTCAAGCTCGGCAAACTCGTTGGCAAAGTCACCTACCCGGTTCAGGGCCGCACCAAGGTGGTCTATTACTGGCTAGCCCAGGTGCTCTCCGGCGAATTTACCCCGAATGAAGAAGCCGATGAATTGGTCTGGATGCCCATTGAGCAGGCCCGCGAGCGCGTGACCTACCAGCTAGATGAGGACGTGCTGGATAAGGCCGCCAAGCGCCTGCAGCTGATTCCTGATGCTTTAGTGCTCTATGTCCGTCATGCCCGCGCGCATAACCGCAAGAATTGGAGCGGGGATGATAATTTGCGCCCGCTGGATAAAAAGGGCCGCAGGCAGGCTGAGATGCTCATTGCGGAGCTTAGCCCCTATCAGCCCACGGCGATTTATTCCGCCACCCCGGACCGCTGTTTGAACACAGCCGCGCCGATTGCAGATGAACTGAATCTTCCTGTGCACGTTGATGCCTTGCTTGGCGATGACGCCTGGTTAGAGCAACCTTCCAAAGCCCTTCTGGCCTTCAAATCCATCGTTGCGCGCGGTGGCACCCCGATCATTGTTTCCCAAGGACTGACTATTCCTTCGGTGATTGAGTCTTATGCGCCGGCATTTATGGACACCGAGGATCTGAAGGTGAAGAAGTCTTCCGTATGGGTTTTAAGCTTCCTAGAAGGCGAGCTCATCGGCGCTGATTACTTAGCGTCACCCTTGCCAGTGCGATAG
- a CDS encoding ATP-dependent DNA helicase RecG codes for MLGWSDDRPLSAVLPGKVAKALTKSFGYTTCGQLLLNHYPRDYIRQGRNFRAFAEREAPEGAFITVSGTVTWISKRPTSNGFVLNVTVDDMYTAVFFNGIWQERVLQKGVRVLFSGKLKFYNRQAQLQHPEFLILDAPAGSTPVSKRWGGTLKAISQFVDVEELLRDREWLPVYPASSTLKTWTIMAAIHHVLETMPPIEDPLDIADLTFDKALRDIHEPGPEGPQRAIDRLKYNEALGIGLVMALRRRDTKHWRAFALPPADDGYRAEMLAKLPFALTDGQQRVIRDIDHDIARPEPMTRLLQGEVGSGKTLVAVAAMLSAVDAGHQAALLAPTEVLAHQHARSIAAILPEDIRLTVLSGSMKVAEKRQALLDIVSGQADIVIGTHAIIQESVEFFSLGFVVIDEQHRFGVEQRDSLRLKAPEGTFPHVLVMTATPIPRTIAMTVFGDLEVSSLHELPGGRKPIQSSVVPEGKPAWVRRAWQRIREEVAAGHQAYIVCPRIEGEGGVLELAEELQNGALAGLRIMVLHGRMDDKDDRMAAFARGEVDVLVSTTVIEVGVDVANATIILIRESENFGVSQLHQLRGRVGRGGNASLCLFHTLSAPDSASFERINKIAATSSGFELTELDMDYRREGDVLGTRQSGRQRTLQLLDLNEDLLIIERAYEDAYQLVEDNPELAFELTAEIREKEQEYLDKA; via the coding sequence ATGTTGGGGTGGAGTGATGACCGGCCATTGTCTGCCGTGCTGCCGGGCAAGGTAGCCAAGGCGCTAACGAAAAGTTTCGGGTACACCACCTGCGGACAGCTGCTGTTAAATCACTACCCGCGCGATTACATCCGCCAGGGTAGAAACTTCCGGGCCTTTGCCGAGCGTGAAGCACCCGAAGGTGCGTTCATCACCGTCTCCGGCACGGTGACCTGGATTTCAAAGCGTCCGACCTCCAATGGCTTTGTCTTAAACGTCACCGTTGATGATATGTACACGGCCGTCTTTTTCAACGGCATCTGGCAAGAGCGCGTGCTGCAAAAGGGCGTGCGTGTGCTCTTTTCAGGCAAGCTGAAGTTTTATAATCGCCAGGCGCAGCTCCAACACCCCGAGTTTTTGATCCTCGATGCCCCTGCTGGCTCTACACCCGTGTCTAAGCGCTGGGGCGGAACACTCAAAGCGATTTCGCAATTCGTCGATGTTGAAGAACTGTTGCGTGACCGCGAGTGGCTGCCGGTATATCCGGCTTCTTCGACGCTGAAGACATGGACCATCATGGCAGCTATCCACCACGTGCTAGAGACCATGCCGCCGATTGAAGATCCACTGGATATCGCGGATCTTACCTTCGATAAGGCACTGCGCGATATCCATGAGCCCGGCCCTGAAGGTCCCCAGCGCGCCATTGACCGGCTGAAATATAACGAGGCTTTGGGCATTGGCCTCGTGATGGCGCTGCGCAGGCGCGATACCAAGCACTGGCGCGCATTTGCCCTGCCGCCAGCTGATGATGGCTACCGCGCGGAGATGCTAGCCAAGCTGCCTTTTGCATTAACGGATGGCCAGCAGCGCGTGATTCGCGATATAGACCACGACATCGCAAGACCGGAGCCGATGACCAGGCTTTTACAAGGCGAGGTCGGCTCGGGCAAAACCCTGGTTGCCGTAGCCGCGATGCTCTCTGCTGTCGACGCCGGCCACCAAGCAGCACTGCTTGCGCCCACGGAAGTCCTCGCGCATCAGCACGCACGCTCTATCGCGGCGATTCTGCCGGAGGATATCCGGCTCACGGTCTTATCTGGGTCGATGAAAGTCGCCGAAAAACGCCAGGCGTTGCTTGATATTGTCTCGGGCCAGGCCGATATTGTCATCGGTACGCATGCGATCATTCAAGAGTCCGTGGAGTTTTTCTCCCTCGGTTTCGTGGTCATCGACGAGCAGCACCGCTTCGGCGTCGAACAGCGCGATTCTTTGCGCCTGAAAGCCCCCGAAGGTACGTTCCCACACGTGCTGGTGATGACGGCAACGCCGATTCCGCGCACCATCGCGATGACTGTATTCGGTGATCTGGAGGTTTCCTCCCTGCATGAACTACCCGGCGGGCGCAAACCTATCCAGTCGTCTGTAGTACCAGAAGGCAAGCCGGCATGGGTCCGTCGCGCGTGGCAGCGCATTCGCGAAGAAGTCGCCGCAGGCCACCAGGCCTATATTGTTTGCCCGCGCATCGAAGGCGAAGGTGGCGTGCTCGAGCTTGCCGAAGAGCTGCAAAACGGTGCTCTTGCGGGTTTGCGGATCATGGTGCTGCACGGGCGCATGGACGATAAGGATGACCGCATGGCGGCCTTTGCCCGCGGGGAAGTAGACGTGCTGGTCTCCACCACGGTCATCGAAGTCGGCGTGGACGTTGCCAACGCCACCATCATCCTGATTCGCGAATCGGAGAATTTCGGCGTCAGTCAGCTGCACCAGCTGCGCGGGCGCGTCGGTCGTGGCGGCAATGCCTCACTGTGTCTCTTCCATACGCTCAGCGCTCCCGATAGCGCCAGCTTTGAGCGCATCAACAAGATCGCTGCGACCTCCAGCGGCTTTGAACTGACCGAGCTAGACATGGACTACCGCCGCGAAGGCGACGTACTAGGCACCCGTCAGTCTGGGCGCCAGCGCACTTTGCAGCTGCTGGACTTAAACGAAGACCTGCTCATTATTGAGCGCGCCTATGAAGATGCCTACCAGCTGGTAGAAGACAACCCTGAGCTGGCCTTTGAGCTGACAGCAGAGATTCGTGAAAAAGAGCAGGAATACTTAGACAAAGCATAA
- a CDS encoding D-alanine--D-alanine ligase family protein, producing MTSKTRVAVIYGGKSTEHSVSCVTAGAIMNNLDPQRYEIVPIAITREGTWTIGVTEGLEIKDGKLPEVEEADELTVSLNPQGAGQIHNVTRGTLHAEVDVAFPALHGVNGEDGTIQGVFEMAGIPYVGPGVMASAVGMDKEFMRKLMAAEGLPVTRDVILRGRTELTEEEKDFLGLPVFVKPARGGSSIGVSKVSSWDELDTAIAEAAKSDDKVIVEAELIGAEVEVGVLEYPDGKLVASVPAKLNGTEDSEEGFYGFDTKYLDNTVTATIPAPFDDDTIKSIQDLAIETFKSLNCEGLSRIDFFVTDNGPMINEINTLPGFTPISMYPQVFLASGVSYPELLDTLLATALAKR from the coding sequence ATGACTTCGAAAACCCGCGTAGCTGTCATCTATGGTGGCAAAAGTACTGAGCACTCTGTTTCTTGCGTAACTGCCGGCGCCATTATGAACAATTTGGACCCCCAGCGCTATGAGATTGTTCCCATCGCCATTACCCGTGAAGGCACCTGGACCATTGGTGTTACCGAGGGTTTGGAAATTAAAGATGGCAAGTTGCCAGAGGTAGAAGAAGCCGATGAACTTACCGTTTCTTTAAATCCACAAGGCGCAGGCCAGATTCACAATGTCACCCGCGGGACCTTGCACGCTGAAGTAGATGTCGCTTTCCCGGCACTGCACGGTGTCAACGGTGAAGACGGCACCATTCAAGGTGTCTTTGAAATGGCCGGCATTCCTTATGTGGGACCAGGCGTTATGGCTTCGGCAGTGGGCATGGACAAAGAGTTCATGCGCAAGCTTATGGCAGCTGAGGGCTTGCCAGTTACCCGCGATGTCATCTTGCGTGGGCGTACCGAACTTACTGAGGAAGAAAAGGACTTCTTAGGCCTGCCCGTCTTTGTAAAACCTGCCCGCGGTGGTTCTTCTATCGGTGTTTCCAAGGTGTCTTCCTGGGATGAGCTCGACACCGCTATCGCCGAAGCCGCCAAGAGCGACGACAAGGTCATTGTCGAAGCAGAACTTATCGGCGCTGAGGTTGAAGTCGGAGTGCTTGAATACCCCGACGGCAAGCTGGTGGCTTCCGTGCCAGCGAAGCTGAATGGCACCGAAGATTCCGAGGAAGGCTTCTACGGCTTTGACACCAAATACCTCGATAACACCGTCACCGCGACCATCCCAGCACCTTTTGACGATGACACCATCAAGTCCATCCAGGACCTTGCGATCGAAACCTTCAAGTCACTTAACTGCGAAGGCCTCTCGCGCATTGATTTCTTTGTCACCGACAACGGCCCGATGATCAACGAAATCAACACCCTGCCAGGCTTTACCCCCATCTCCATGTACCCACAGGTCTTCCTAGCCTCCGGTGTCAGCTACCCAGAGCTACTCGACACTCTGCTGGCTACGGCGCTGGCCAAGCGTTGA
- a CDS encoding DAK2 domain-containing protein, producing MAINHIDAPTLHAWAKRSVAELSLRRAELNQLNVFPVPDADTGSNMAHTMEAALAEADKGGDVAEALAIGSVRGARGNSGMVLSQVLRAVADSTADSHIDARTLVDSLKLAVELVDRAIAEPVEGTVVSVLKAAAQAAEQALSHTQVLVEVLTTTCDEAAKALANTPSQLEVLRKAGVVDAGGAGLVILLECLLAEVSETEPREGIAVPESVFELEVVFYFSGDIDKLEAAIAPLGDSLVIARASETEANIHIHTLAAGEVIEKAFGLGVVTNLRLEVLPAKVVAQEPLVDDTPRVLVSTRDAELAKLFSSIGATIYKAGMELSPEDIFVGTPRGIDLGGAQVVPVHSNVEALAAISVYAPGAGAVTAMTEVAAAMRVDKPSDETVGAILACCHDLLREGDEQMTILTSLNLDAEQLSRQLGVEVIAVHVAGLRTEIGVE from the coding sequence ATGGCTATAAACCACATTGACGCACCCACGCTCCATGCGTGGGCGAAGCGATCCGTGGCAGAGCTTTCCCTGCGCCGCGCCGAGTTAAATCAGCTCAACGTCTTTCCCGTCCCTGATGCTGATACCGGCTCGAACATGGCGCACACCATGGAAGCAGCGCTGGCAGAAGCAGACAAAGGTGGCGATGTCGCTGAAGCGCTCGCCATTGGCTCAGTGCGCGGGGCGCGGGGTAATTCCGGCATGGTGTTATCGCAGGTGCTGCGCGCAGTGGCTGATTCCACCGCCGATTCGCACATCGACGCGCGCACACTGGTTGATTCCTTAAAGCTCGCGGTGGAATTAGTGGACCGCGCGATTGCCGAGCCGGTCGAAGGCACGGTGGTCTCCGTGCTCAAGGCGGCAGCACAAGCTGCTGAGCAAGCTCTTAGCCACACCCAGGTCTTAGTCGAAGTACTCACCACTACATGCGATGAAGCCGCTAAAGCTTTGGCTAATACGCCGTCGCAATTGGAAGTCTTGCGCAAAGCTGGCGTAGTCGATGCCGGGGGAGCAGGTCTGGTGATTTTGCTGGAGTGCTTGCTGGCAGAAGTTTCTGAAACTGAGCCGCGCGAAGGCATCGCTGTCCCAGAAAGCGTCTTCGAGTTGGAAGTGGTGTTTTATTTCTCCGGGGACATCGACAAGCTCGAAGCTGCGATAGCGCCTTTGGGCGATAGTTTGGTCATTGCTCGAGCCTCTGAGACAGAAGCCAATATCCACATTCACACCCTGGCTGCCGGGGAGGTCATTGAAAAGGCCTTTGGGCTCGGCGTGGTAACCAATCTGCGCCTGGAGGTGCTTCCCGCCAAGGTGGTCGCACAAGAACCGCTTGTCGATGACACCCCGCGGGTTCTAGTCTCTACCCGCGACGCAGAATTAGCGAAGCTTTTTAGCTCCATTGGTGCAACGATCTATAAAGCCGGTATGGAGCTTAGCCCGGAGGATATTTTTGTCGGCACCCCGCGCGGAATTGATCTTGGCGGTGCGCAAGTCGTGCCCGTGCACAGCAATGTGGAGGCGCTCGCGGCGATTTCGGTCTATGCTCCCGGTGCCGGTGCGGTGACTGCGATGACCGAAGTCGCTGCGGCCATGCGGGTGGATAAACCCAGCGATGAAACAGTCGGCGCCATTTTGGCGTGCTGCCATGACCTGCTGCGCGAAGGCGATGAGCAGATGACTATCTTGACGTCGTTGAATCTCGACGCCGAACAACTCAGCCGCCAATTAGGCGTGGAAGTCATCGCCGTGCACGTGGCAGGCCTGCGCACGGAAATCGGGGTAGAATAA
- a CDS encoding NAD(P)H-dependent glycerol-3-phosphate dehydrogenase, with protein sequence MAQVAVMGAGSWGTTLAKVFADAGSDVRLWVRRPELAEAIATSQINADYLPNISLPESIATTTDAQEALRGADIVVFAVPSQAMRVNLANWNADLPADATLVSISKGIEKETFKRMSEVIAECTGASPERIAVLSGPNLAREIAEEQAAATVIACPDEQRAKAVQQAVATSYLRPYTNTDVIGCEIGGACKNVIALACGVATGMGMGTNTMATLITRGLAEITRLGEALGADSRTFAGLAGLGDLVATCTSELSRNRTFGFRLGQGGSLEEAAAATNGQVAEGVISSASIYRLASDHGVDMPLTQAVFGVCHKNLSAEDMVIALMGRSKKSEV encoded by the coding sequence ATGGCACAGGTGGCTGTGATGGGTGCGGGTTCGTGGGGAACCACGCTGGCGAAAGTCTTTGCCGACGCCGGCAGTGACGTACGCCTGTGGGTTCGGCGCCCAGAGTTAGCCGAAGCCATTGCTACCTCGCAGATCAATGCGGACTACCTGCCGAATATTTCGCTGCCAGAATCCATTGCCACCACCACCGATGCCCAAGAAGCCTTGCGCGGGGCCGATATCGTGGTTTTTGCTGTGCCTTCACAGGCGATGCGCGTTAACTTGGCAAACTGGAATGCAGATTTGCCTGCCGATGCCACCTTGGTGTCCATCTCCAAAGGTATCGAGAAAGAAACCTTCAAGCGCATGAGCGAAGTCATTGCCGAGTGCACTGGCGCATCACCTGAGCGCATCGCGGTGCTCTCGGGTCCGAACCTCGCGCGCGAAATCGCCGAGGAACAAGCTGCTGCCACGGTCATTGCGTGCCCGGATGAACAGCGCGCCAAGGCCGTGCAGCAAGCAGTTGCGACGTCCTATCTGCGTCCCTATACCAATACCGATGTTATCGGTTGTGAAATTGGCGGCGCGTGTAAAAACGTCATCGCGCTGGCCTGCGGTGTGGCTACGGGTATGGGCATGGGCACTAACACCATGGCAACGCTTATTACCCGTGGGCTCGCGGAGATTACCCGCTTAGGCGAAGCCCTGGGCGCGGATTCACGCACCTTTGCCGGTCTTGCTGGGTTGGGTGACTTGGTAGCTACGTGTACCTCTGAGTTATCGCGTAACCGCACCTTTGGTTTCCGCCTGGGCCAGGGCGGAAGCTTAGAAGAAGCAGCGGCTGCTACCAATGGGCAAGTTGCCGAAGGCGTGATTTCTTCGGCCTCGATTTACCGCCTCGCCAGCGATCATGGCGTGGATATGCCATTGACCCAAGCAGTCTTTGGGGTGTGCCATAAAAACCTCTCGGCAGAAGACATGGTGATCGCTCTGATGGGTCGCAGCAAGAAGTCTGAAGTTTAA
- a CDS encoding DUF3515 domain-containing protein, with protein sequence MNTQFNRPAIYVSLGLSLALVVGVLFGTKYYFENVARQPVSVSAIDSPDASLPECAELVENLPERMMGQKRSELVEPAPEGVAAWADISSMATVLRCGVDMPLQYTDYSQTVDIDGSQWLEVRDMTEGSTLATWYNTDYTPSVAVTTHTDEKPKGLSQALEVLSKDPQAPRPAPLSQLEPATNAEVCSPLMDALPDTIGEDYERFDVDEDNTAAWGAEGREPVVIRCGVAPPEGYEAGAQLQQVNEIPWFQDTTLGEGTTAGTWFALGRETDIAVSAPQDVANTALVELGGVITANTDEQD encoded by the coding sequence ATGAATACCCAATTTAATCGCCCGGCTATTTATGTTTCACTTGGGCTGTCTTTAGCTTTAGTGGTTGGCGTGTTGTTTGGCACAAAATATTACTTTGAAAATGTGGCAAGACAACCTGTTTCAGTCAGTGCGATTGACTCCCCGGATGCATCCCTTCCTGAATGCGCGGAGCTCGTGGAGAATCTGCCTGAGCGGATGATGGGTCAAAAGCGCTCCGAGTTGGTTGAGCCCGCTCCCGAGGGTGTGGCAGCATGGGCCGATATTTCTTCCATGGCCACGGTCTTGCGCTGTGGCGTGGATATGCCTTTGCAGTACACCGACTATTCCCAAACCGTTGATATCGATGGCTCCCAGTGGCTAGAAGTTCGCGATATGACCGAAGGTTCTACGCTTGCGACCTGGTACAACACCGACTACACCCCATCGGTTGCAGTCACCACCCACACTGATGAAAAGCCCAAGGGCCTTAGCCAGGCTTTGGAGGTTCTCAGCAAAGACCCACAAGCACCACGTCCTGCTCCCCTGTCCCAGCTGGAGCCAGCAACCAATGCTGAGGTCTGTTCCCCATTGATGGACGCCCTGCCTGACACTATCGGTGAAGACTACGAGCGTTTCGACGTTGACGAAGATAACACCGCCGCTTGGGGCGCCGAAGGCCGCGAGCCAGTTGTTATCCGCTGTGGTGTTGCCCCACCAGAAGGTTATGAGGCCGGCGCGCAGCTGCAGCAGGTCAATGAGATCCCCTGGTTCCAAGACACCACCTTGGGCGAAGGAACCACCGCCGGCACCTGGTTTGCACTCGGACGTGAAACCGATATTGCCGTCAGCGCCCCACAGGATGTCGCCAACACCGCTCTTGTGGAACTAGGCGGCGTCATCACCGCCAACACCGACGAGCAAGACTAA
- a CDS encoding DMT family transporter, translated as MSAPQPRTPQPRTPQPRSTQSPTKPAGTLLGTLSVLGAAALWGTTGTAATFAPEVGPLAMGAAALGIGGLLQALIALPALYRARAALRANIGTIITGAIGVFIYPLAFYSSMHLAGVAIGTVVSLGSAPITSGLLERIIEKQKLSRWWMLAATLGITGSTLLCLAKMHNAPSETWPTIFGIGLGLIAGFTYALYSFSAHNLIGRTDRGTIGRAAGMGAIFGLGGLALMPVLLATGAPLLTNSRTLTVGVYMALVPMFIGYLLFGYGLAHVTASAATTLTLAEPAIAAILAVLIVGERLAPIGWIGMVAIGTALLVLSLGPATRRPTRRDKK; from the coding sequence TTGTCTGCCCCGCAGCCACGCACGCCGCAGCCACGCACGCCGCAGCCACGTAGCACGCAGTCGCCCACTAAGCCGGCAGGCACACTGCTGGGAACTCTCTCCGTGCTTGGTGCGGCAGCGCTCTGGGGTACAACGGGAACCGCTGCCACATTTGCCCCGGAAGTAGGACCTTTGGCAATGGGTGCTGCGGCATTAGGCATTGGCGGACTACTGCAAGCACTCATCGCCCTGCCGGCGCTATACCGCGCGCGGGCAGCATTACGTGCAAATATTGGCACCATCATCACCGGTGCCATAGGCGTCTTTATCTACCCACTAGCGTTTTATAGCTCCATGCACCTTGCCGGTGTCGCCATCGGTACCGTGGTCTCACTAGGTTCTGCGCCCATTACCTCTGGCTTATTGGAGCGCATCATTGAAAAGCAAAAACTCAGCCGCTGGTGGATGCTTGCCGCCACACTCGGTATCACTGGCAGCACACTCTTATGCCTGGCGAAGATGCACAACGCTCCCAGTGAAACCTGGCCCACCATCTTTGGCATTGGTCTAGGGCTAATCGCCGGGTTTACCTACGCGCTTTATTCCTTCAGCGCGCATAACCTCATTGGACGAACAGACCGCGGCACCATCGGACGCGCCGCCGGCATGGGCGCTATCTTCGGGCTCGGTGGGCTTGCCCTTATGCCTGTGCTTCTAGCAACTGGCGCTCCACTATTGACCAACTCGCGCACGCTAACCGTGGGTGTCTATATGGCGCTAGTACCTATGTTTATCGGATACCTTCTTTTCGGCTACGGCTTAGCGCACGTCACCGCAAGTGCTGCCACCACGCTGACACTTGCGGAGCCTGCCATCGCCGCTATTCTCGCAGTCCTCATCGTCGGTGAGCGCCTGGCCCCCATCGGCTGGATTGGCATGGTAGCAATCGGCACAGCACTGCTCGTGCTCTCACTTGGCCCTGCTACGCGCAGACCCACACGACGAGACAAAAAATAA
- a CDS encoding uracil-DNA glycosylase, which yields MHPDWQPILQPALDKISPDIYGPNTLPARDDVMRAFDLAPGDVKVLILGQDPYPTPGHAMGLSFSTQPGVRPPRSLVNIYAELESDLGLVLSDAGRANGDLTSWFNQGVMLLNRVLTVEAGNAGSHRKMGWEEVTEAAIRALNRPELVAILWGKDAQSAAHFIPDATIIASPHPSPLSARRGFFGSKPFSRANEALLQAGEVAIDWQL from the coding sequence ATGCATCCTGACTGGCAACCTATTCTCCAACCGGCGCTCGATAAGATAAGCCCGGATATCTACGGACCCAACACGCTGCCGGCACGCGATGATGTCATGCGCGCTTTTGACTTGGCGCCAGGTGACGTCAAAGTCTTAATTCTCGGCCAAGACCCGTATCCCACACCCGGGCATGCCATGGGGCTATCTTTTTCCACCCAACCCGGTGTGCGCCCACCGCGCTCTTTGGTCAATATCTACGCTGAACTCGAATCAGACCTTGGCCTTGTGCTCAGTGATGCCGGCCGCGCCAACGGTGACCTCACCAGTTGGTTTAACCAAGGCGTGATGTTATTAAACCGCGTACTTACCGTAGAAGCAGGAAATGCCGGCTCACATAGGAAAATGGGCTGGGAAGAAGTCACCGAAGCCGCCATCCGCGCGCTCAACCGCCCAGAGCTCGTCGCCATTTTATGGGGCAAAGACGCACAATCTGCCGCACACTTTATCCCCGATGCCACCATCATCGCCTCCCCACACCCATCACCGCTGTCAGCGCGCCGGGGCTTTTTCGGATCGAAGCCTTTTTCACGCGCGAATGAGGCGTTGCTTCAGGCCGGCGAGGTCGCCATCGACTGGCAATTGTAG
- a CDS encoding thiamine-phosphate kinase, which yields MKNTPTLREVGEHGVIQEIIAAAPSSLNGDDAAVLLPMAPNSRTVATTDMLVEGRHFRLDWSTPYQVGMKAITQNYADIEAMGARPIGALMALGAPLDTPVSVVREIAEGIAKRTGDYNTELVGGDVTQAEKITVSVTAIGALGGDREPLALSAARAGQKVVAHGKIGWSAAGWALLERFGTNLPDSSLQPLVDFHCSPVIDPGRGVIARATGATAMTDNSDGLVHDLTTIAKRSAVKINIFTDAVAPDELLVRAGELLDHDPWDWVLAGGEDHTLLGTTMKDAPSGFRVIGEVTRRNGDGVLTIDGQPARYSTGWESFPSDSALKSVRSLEEER from the coding sequence GTGAAAAATACTCCGACCCTCCGTGAGGTAGGCGAACACGGTGTGATTCAAGAAATCATCGCCGCCGCCCCCAGTTCCCTCAACGGAGATGACGCCGCCGTACTTTTACCCATGGCGCCGAATTCGCGCACAGTGGCTACAACAGACATGTTGGTTGAAGGACGACACTTTCGCCTGGATTGGTCCACGCCCTACCAAGTCGGTATGAAAGCCATTACCCAAAACTATGCTGATATCGAAGCTATGGGCGCACGCCCCATCGGCGCGCTTATGGCACTCGGTGCGCCTTTAGACACCCCGGTGTCAGTCGTGCGGGAGATTGCAGAAGGCATCGCAAAGCGAACCGGCGACTACAACACGGAGCTTGTCGGCGGCGATGTTACCCAGGCGGAGAAAATCACCGTCTCTGTTACCGCCATTGGCGCACTCGGCGGGGATAGAGAACCCTTAGCCCTAAGTGCCGCGCGCGCCGGGCAAAAGGTTGTGGCCCACGGCAAAATCGGATGGTCGGCTGCCGGGTGGGCATTGCTGGAACGCTTTGGCACGAATCTTCCTGATTCCTCGCTGCAGCCGTTGGTGGATTTTCACTGCTCACCTGTCATTGACCCCGGCCGCGGGGTAATTGCGCGTGCCACGGGTGCCACCGCGATGACGGATAACTCGGATGGGTTAGTACATGACCTCACAACCATCGCGAAGCGCTCAGCGGTGAAGATCAATATCTTTACTGACGCGGTAGCCCCCGATGAGCTACTGGTTCGCGCCGGTGAGCTTTTAGACCACGACCCGTGGGATTGGGTCCTAGCTGGGGGAGAAGACCACACCCTTTTAGGCACCACCATGAAAGATGCCCCTTCAGGCTTTCGCGTCATTGGTGAAGTTACCCGCCGCAATGGCGACGGGGTGCTGACCATCGATGGGCAACCCGCGCGCTATTCCACCGGTTGGGAGTCATTCCCCAGCGACAGCGCACTGAAATCAGTGCGCTCTTTGGAGGAGGAACGTTAA